A genomic region of Kribbella sp. NBC_00382 contains the following coding sequences:
- a CDS encoding FtsX-like permease family protein, with protein MLRISVGALRDRWQLFAGAVVAVALGVGLVQSALQVMAATDRPVLPAGLSGAERAHIRDGYAGAATLLGMAVMLAVFLTVFIVSTTFGFTVAQRRRELALLRLIGAQRGSLRLMLLGEALLLGLLGTAVGVPLGVLGTLAQSKLLVSLGMLPHWFKAPWDPGALSAAAVVGVSTALVGVFAAAWRASRITALEALSDAPSNQRVMTGWRWFWGLSAVGVTVLFVVVAQAASDLVAGLMIALLVMVSGSVALSQLSPIAVPLAGRLPALVLRGSLVAGLARANVLHAVRRSAATAAPLIVLVGLLLGLWGTFGSLAKAVGEEQRQLVTADLVVSGTVPPATDIAVASPQTTVAITVRRNRSTVYSEAIGIDPTAWRRTHKLLPRKGSLDRLTGGTIAIGPGMSAEGYKLNSVLAATIDGRQVKLKVVAILPETLDIGDNFFVPRALTPTGRTETLVKFADGADQTAAKHRLGGRTVADWAESRGEAQQRGNTAIFAVLMGLAGVYAAVAVVNAIVMAAAERRREFALARMAGLTRAQVVLVALVESLTVVFIGVLLGCIVAAAALAGIATGTASTYGVVVVAIPWRLLALILGSSLIVVGATAAGTAWVATKSQPISLLGGRE; from the coding sequence ATGCTGAGGATTTCTGTGGGGGCGCTCCGCGACCGGTGGCAACTGTTCGCCGGTGCGGTGGTTGCGGTGGCGCTCGGAGTGGGGTTGGTGCAGTCCGCGCTGCAGGTGATGGCGGCGACAGACCGACCCGTACTACCGGCCGGGCTCTCAGGAGCTGAGCGAGCGCACATCCGCGACGGCTACGCGGGCGCCGCGACCCTGCTGGGAATGGCGGTGATGCTCGCCGTCTTCCTGACCGTGTTCATCGTCAGTACGACGTTCGGCTTCACCGTCGCGCAACGGCGGCGGGAGCTGGCGTTGCTCCGCTTGATCGGAGCGCAACGCGGCAGCCTCCGGCTGATGCTGCTCGGCGAGGCTCTCCTGCTGGGCTTGCTGGGAACGGCAGTCGGCGTACCGCTCGGCGTACTGGGCACGCTCGCGCAGTCGAAACTCCTTGTCTCGTTGGGAATGCTGCCGCACTGGTTCAAAGCGCCCTGGGATCCCGGAGCCCTGTCGGCCGCGGCCGTGGTCGGCGTCTCGACCGCGCTCGTCGGAGTCTTCGCGGCTGCCTGGCGTGCCTCACGGATCACCGCACTCGAAGCATTGTCGGATGCGCCGAGCAACCAGCGCGTCATGACGGGGTGGCGATGGTTCTGGGGTCTGTCGGCCGTCGGCGTGACCGTCCTGTTCGTCGTCGTCGCTCAAGCGGCGAGTGATCTGGTCGCCGGACTGATGATCGCGTTGCTGGTGATGGTCAGCGGCTCGGTCGCCCTGAGCCAGCTGAGCCCGATCGCCGTACCGCTCGCCGGACGGCTCCCCGCGCTCGTATTGCGCGGCAGTCTCGTCGCCGGCCTGGCTCGCGCCAACGTGCTTCACGCAGTACGCCGCAGCGCCGCGACAGCCGCTCCGTTGATCGTGCTGGTCGGCCTGCTGCTCGGTCTATGGGGGACCTTCGGCTCGCTGGCCAAAGCGGTCGGCGAGGAGCAACGCCAACTCGTCACTGCCGATCTGGTGGTGAGCGGCACTGTCCCGCCCGCCACCGACATCGCCGTCGCCTCACCGCAAACGACTGTGGCGATCACGGTCCGGCGCAACCGCTCCACCGTGTACTCCGAGGCGATCGGCATCGACCCGACTGCCTGGCGGCGTACCCACAAACTCCTTCCCCGCAAGGGATCGCTCGACCGGCTGACCGGCGGGACGATCGCGATCGGTCCGGGCATGAGCGCCGAGGGCTACAAACTCAATTCGGTGCTAGCGGCAACCATTGACGGGCGCCAGGTCAAGCTGAAGGTGGTCGCGATCCTGCCCGAGACGCTGGACATCGGTGACAACTTCTTCGTCCCGCGCGCTCTGACGCCGACCGGCCGGACGGAGACGTTGGTCAAGTTCGCCGACGGCGCCGACCAGACGGCGGCAAAGCATCGGCTTGGTGGTCGTACGGTGGCCGACTGGGCGGAGAGCCGGGGCGAGGCGCAGCAGCGCGGCAATACGGCCATCTTCGCGGTACTGATGGGGTTGGCCGGTGTCTACGCCGCGGTCGCCGTCGTGAATGCGATCGTGATGGCGGCGGCCGAGCGACGACGCGAGTTCGCACTCGCAAGGATGGCCGGCCTGACCAGGGCACAAGTCGTTCTGGTCGCCCTGGTCGAGTCGCTGACCGTCGTCTTCATCGGCGTCCTGCTCGGCTGCATCGTGGCAGCCGCCGCCCTGGCCGGCATCGCCACCGGTACTGCGAGCACGTACGGCGTCGTAGTCGTCGCAATCCCCTGGCGCCTGCTCGCCCTGATCCTCGGCAGCTCCCTGATCGTCGTCGGAGCCACCGCCGCCGGTACCGCCTGGGTGGCGACCAAGTCGCAACCGATCAGCTTGCTCGGCGGCCGCGAGTAA
- a CDS encoding MerR family transcriptional regulator — translation MTVNSGVLSKVKSRFRRRIMRIGELAARTGTSKDTIRFYEKVGLVSGDRLANGYRDFGPGMVEWVRYIRTAQTLGFSLAEIGRHGAELSDVPDQAAALSALFAAKIQVVDDRMAELAAIRADLENRAGTGCPLRAAG, via the coding sequence GTGACCGTAAACAGTGGAGTACTGTCCAAGGTCAAGTCGAGATTCCGGCGGAGGATCATGCGTATCGGGGAGTTGGCCGCGCGGACGGGGACCAGCAAGGACACCATCCGGTTCTACGAGAAGGTCGGGCTGGTCAGCGGCGATCGGCTGGCCAACGGGTACCGGGATTTCGGGCCTGGGATGGTGGAGTGGGTGCGGTACATCCGCACTGCGCAGACGCTGGGGTTCTCGCTGGCGGAGATCGGCCGGCATGGCGCCGAGTTGAGCGACGTACCGGATCAGGCGGCGGCGTTGTCCGCGTTGTTCGCGGCGAAGATCCAGGTCGTCGATGACCGGATGGCTGAGCTGGCCGCGATTCGGGCCGACCTTGAGAATCGCGCTGGTACTGGCTGCCCGCTCCGCGCTGCTGGTTGA
- a CDS encoding TOBE domain-containing protein, producing MPFMPNLRISEAAALLGVSDDTVRRWVDQGRLPAVQDGGRMAVEGAALAAFAQELAESPEPGATTAASARNRMRGIVTRVVKDGVMAQVELQAGPFRVVSLMSREAADELGLEPGVIAVASIKSTHVVVEIPEA from the coding sequence ATGCCGTTCATGCCGAATTTGCGGATCAGTGAGGCTGCTGCGCTGCTCGGAGTCAGTGATGACACCGTGCGCCGGTGGGTCGACCAGGGGCGGTTGCCGGCCGTTCAGGACGGTGGCCGGATGGCCGTCGAGGGTGCGGCGCTGGCCGCCTTCGCGCAGGAGCTGGCGGAGTCGCCCGAGCCGGGTGCCACCACGGCCGCGTCGGCCCGCAACCGCATGCGCGGCATCGTCACGCGCGTCGTCAAGGACGGCGTGATGGCTCAGGTGGAGCTGCAGGCCGGCCCGTTCCGGGTCGTGTCGCTGATGAGCCGGGAAGCGGCGGACGAGCTCGGCCTGGAGCCGGGCGTGATCGCTGTCGCGTCCATCAAATCCACCCATGTCGTCGTCGAGATCCCGGAGGCCTGA
- a CDS encoding TetR/AcrR family transcriptional regulator: MELLTATLAVIERDGVAGVSHRAVAAEAGVSLASTTYHFSSLDDLLVAALTWAADDLAAELHERVNEMGARPADELARLIEHCLVYRRGRTLAEYELYLLAARRPALREAAAAWLEPLTQIARNFTTDPQKASLLVAALDGILLQSLIGARPYDHADFTALLTHLR; this comes from the coding sequence GTGGAGCTCCTGACGGCGACGCTGGCCGTGATCGAGCGGGACGGTGTCGCCGGAGTCAGCCACCGAGCGGTGGCGGCCGAGGCTGGGGTCTCCTTGGCGTCGACGACCTACCACTTCAGCTCGTTGGATGACCTGCTCGTGGCGGCGCTGACCTGGGCAGCCGATGACCTGGCGGCCGAGTTGCATGAGCGCGTCAACGAGATGGGCGCCCGCCCAGCCGATGAGCTTGCTCGGCTGATCGAACACTGCTTGGTCTATCGGCGCGGCCGCACGCTCGCGGAGTACGAGCTGTATCTGCTGGCAGCTCGCCGGCCCGCGCTCCGTGAAGCCGCCGCCGCTTGGCTCGAACCGCTCACCCAGATCGCCCGGAACTTCACTACGGACCCCCAGAAGGCAAGCCTCCTGGTCGCAGCGCTGGACGGCATCCTGCTCCAGTCCCTGATCGGCGCCCGGCCCTATGATCACGCGGACTTCACCGCACTGCTGACCCATCTCCGCTAG
- the modA gene encoding molybdate ABC transporter substrate-binding protein encodes MFRRTLATAVTAVAALTLVSCGDDTPAASSPSSSSSSTASLSGTINVFAAASLTGTFTQLGKDFEAAHPGVKVVFNFAGSSALAEQINQGAPADVFASAAPKNMDQVTDKGTPTTFVKNELEIAVPKGNPGKITGLKDFTDKNRKIALCAVEVPCGAAADKVFKAAGLTPQPDTLEKDVKAALTKVSLDEVDAALVYKTDVLAAKDKVEGIEFPEASKAINEYPIATLTNSKTPDTAKAFVDYVLSPAGTKLLTAAGFEAP; translated from the coding sequence ATGTTCCGCCGCACCCTTGCAACCGCCGTCACTGCCGTTGCTGCCCTGACCTTGGTGAGCTGCGGGGACGACACCCCGGCGGCCTCGTCCCCGAGCAGCAGCTCCAGCAGTACTGCGAGCCTCTCGGGCACGATCAACGTATTCGCGGCGGCATCGCTGACCGGGACCTTCACCCAGCTCGGCAAGGACTTCGAGGCCGCGCACCCCGGCGTCAAGGTGGTCTTCAACTTCGCCGGCAGCTCCGCGCTCGCCGAGCAGATCAACCAGGGCGCGCCCGCTGACGTCTTCGCCTCGGCCGCCCCGAAGAACATGGACCAGGTGACCGACAAGGGCACCCCGACCACGTTCGTCAAGAACGAGCTGGAGATCGCCGTCCCCAAGGGCAACCCCGGCAAGATCACCGGCCTTAAGGACTTCACCGACAAGAACCGCAAGATCGCCCTCTGCGCCGTCGAGGTCCCCTGCGGCGCCGCCGCCGACAAGGTCTTCAAGGCAGCCGGCCTCACTCCCCAGCCCGACACCTTGGAGAAGGACGTCAAGGCAGCCCTCACCAAGGTCAGCCTGGACGAGGTAGACGCCGCCCTCGTCTACAAGACGGATGTCCTCGCCGCCAAGGACAAGGTAGAAGGCATCGAATTCCCCGAGGCGTCCAAGGCGATCAACGAATACCCCATCGCCACCCTCACCAACTCCAAGACTCCCGACACCGCCAAGGCCTTCGTCGACTACGTCCTCTCCCCAGCCGGCACCAAGCTCCTAACCGCCGCCGGCTTCGAAGCCCCTTAA
- a CDS encoding acyl-CoA dehydrogenase family protein, with product MSTGLREYLDGPHKAARDLVRDGLAANAELLDAGLELSRSEYRDKVLAVMQQITAEGHTGRGFPKEFGGQGDLGGFIAGFETLAFGDLSLMVKAGVQFGLFAGAILHLGTTRHHDEYLTDAIEGRLLGCFAMTETGHGSNVQALGTTATYDPATEEFVIHTPTAAARKDYIGNAARHGRMAAVFAQLVVGGETHGVHCLLVPIRTKDGDPLPGVTLSDCGAKLGLNGVDNGRIVFDQVRVPRTALLDRYAQVDAEGNYSSEIENPDRRFFTMLGTLVQGRVSVGGAAINASKVALTIAIRYADRRRQFGAPGSADEALLLDYRMHQRRLLPLLARTYALHFAQAELVEEFVRLFGGDGEKNDHDQRALEAQAAGTKALGTWHATETIQMCREACGGAGYLAENRLATLKADTDVFTTFEGDNTVLLQLVAKGLLTNYRESFGKLDPLGTARFIAAQAVEIAVEKTALRTLIERLRDVVPNRNDSADPDAGLRDDAYHSGMLRFREEHMLAGVARRLKRGIDDGVEAFEVFNRCQDHVIAAGRAHVERVVSEAFLAAVQAAPEGTPRERLRDLYDLHALVTIEAERAWYIEHGRLSGGRSKAITALVNELCAAVRPYAGELVDAFGVPGAAVDVPMVVPSQHE from the coding sequence ATGAGCACGGGGCTGCGCGAATATCTGGACGGGCCGCACAAAGCGGCAAGGGATCTGGTCCGCGACGGGCTGGCGGCGAACGCCGAACTGCTGGACGCTGGACTCGAGCTGAGCCGGTCGGAGTACCGGGACAAAGTGCTAGCGGTGATGCAGCAGATCACCGCCGAGGGGCACACCGGCCGCGGCTTCCCGAAGGAGTTCGGCGGGCAGGGCGATCTGGGCGGCTTCATCGCCGGGTTCGAGACGCTCGCGTTCGGCGACCTGTCGCTGATGGTGAAGGCAGGTGTGCAGTTCGGTCTGTTCGCGGGCGCGATCCTGCACCTCGGCACGACCCGGCACCACGACGAGTACCTCACCGACGCGATCGAGGGCCGCCTGCTCGGCTGCTTCGCGATGACCGAGACCGGTCACGGCTCCAACGTCCAAGCACTCGGTACTACGGCGACGTACGACCCCGCGACCGAGGAATTCGTCATCCACACCCCGACCGCCGCCGCGCGCAAGGACTACATCGGCAACGCGGCCCGCCACGGCCGGATGGCCGCCGTCTTCGCGCAACTCGTGGTCGGCGGCGAGACGCACGGCGTGCACTGCCTGCTCGTCCCGATCCGTACAAAGGACGGCGACCCGCTGCCCGGCGTCACGCTCTCCGACTGTGGTGCCAAGCTCGGCCTGAACGGCGTCGACAACGGCCGAATCGTCTTCGACCAGGTCCGGGTCCCGCGGACCGCGCTGCTCGACCGCTACGCGCAGGTCGATGCGGAAGGCAACTACTCCAGCGAGATCGAGAACCCGGACCGCCGCTTCTTCACCATGCTCGGCACTCTCGTCCAGGGCCGAGTCTCGGTCGGCGGCGCCGCGATCAACGCAAGCAAGGTCGCCCTGACCATCGCCATCCGGTACGCCGATCGCCGCCGCCAGTTCGGCGCCCCCGGCAGCGCGGACGAGGCTCTGCTGCTCGACTACCGCATGCATCAGCGCCGGCTCCTGCCGCTACTCGCCCGGACGTATGCGCTCCACTTCGCCCAAGCCGAGCTGGTGGAGGAGTTCGTCCGCCTGTTCGGTGGCGACGGTGAAAAGAACGACCATGACCAGCGCGCATTGGAAGCGCAGGCGGCCGGTACGAAGGCGCTGGGGACCTGGCATGCGACCGAGACCATCCAGATGTGCCGCGAGGCGTGTGGAGGGGCCGGGTACCTGGCGGAGAACCGTCTGGCAACCCTGAAGGCGGACACCGACGTCTTCACCACCTTCGAAGGCGACAACACGGTGTTGCTGCAGCTCGTCGCGAAGGGGCTGCTGACCAACTACCGGGAGTCGTTCGGCAAGCTCGACCCGCTCGGGACGGCCCGGTTCATCGCGGCGCAGGCGGTCGAGATCGCGGTGGAGAAGACGGCGCTGCGGACGCTGATCGAGCGCCTGCGCGACGTGGTGCCGAACCGCAACGACTCGGCCGACCCGGATGCCGGGTTGCGGGACGACGCGTACCACTCCGGCATGCTGCGCTTCCGGGAGGAGCACATGCTGGCGGGGGTGGCTCGACGGCTCAAGCGCGGGATCGATGATGGAGTCGAGGCGTTCGAGGTGTTCAACCGGTGCCAGGATCACGTCATCGCGGCCGGCCGGGCGCATGTGGAGCGGGTGGTGTCGGAGGCGTTCCTGGCCGCAGTACAGGCTGCGCCGGAAGGTACTCCGCGGGAGCGGCTGCGCGATCTCTACGACCTGCACGCGCTCGTGACGATCGAGGCGGAGCGGGCCTGGTACATCGAGCACGGGCGGTTGTCGGGCGGCCGGTCGAAGGCGATCACGGCCCTGGTGAACGAGCTTTGCGCGGCTGTTCGCCCGTACGCCGGGGAGCTGGTGGACGCGTTCGGCGTACCGGGCGCGGCGGTGGATGTGCCCATGGTTGTACCGTCTCAGCATGAGTGA
- a CDS encoding OsmC family peroxiredoxin, which yields MPTRTARTAWNGTLQEGSGQVELTSSKIGTYEVSFPKRAAEGANGTTSPEELIAAAHSACFAMQFSALIAEAGGTPIALEIQDDVTLGPDPDGGFKLTGIKLTVRGEVDGLDADGFAKAAADAKATCPISKALTGVDITLDVALEQ from the coding sequence ATGCCCACACGTACTGCTCGTACCGCCTGGAACGGCACCTTGCAGGAGGGGTCCGGCCAGGTCGAGCTGACCAGCTCCAAGATCGGCACCTACGAGGTCTCCTTCCCCAAGCGGGCGGCCGAGGGCGCGAACGGCACCACCAGCCCGGAGGAACTGATCGCGGCGGCCCACTCGGCTTGCTTCGCGATGCAGTTCTCGGCGCTGATCGCAGAGGCCGGTGGTACCCCGATCGCGCTGGAGATCCAGGACGACGTCACCCTCGGCCCGGACCCGGACGGCGGCTTCAAGCTGACCGGCATCAAGCTCACGGTCCGCGGCGAGGTAGACGGCCTGGACGCCGACGGCTTCGCCAAGGCCGCTGCAGACGCCAAGGCCACCTGCCCCATCAGCAAGGCCCTCACCGGCGTCGACATCACCCTGGACGTAGCCCTCGAGCAGTAG
- a CDS encoding TetR/AcrR family transcriptional regulator, producing the protein MTEDTSAPERTVPVRDRLIECASELFYGEGIRAISADRIIAGVGTTKATFYRHFPTKDDLVLAYLERRADWERIAVTTAARDDDPRRAMAAVAKLLADSSCQPGFRGCPFINAGAEYADPTHPIRRLVDEQRSWWWTFFRSLATRLGTPAGKPSYAVADQMLMLRDGALIAGYLGDSTRVGDRLTTALNAIVDAAL; encoded by the coding sequence ATGACAGAGGACACCAGCGCCCCCGAGCGCACCGTCCCCGTGCGGGACCGGCTGATCGAGTGCGCGAGCGAACTGTTCTACGGCGAAGGCATCCGGGCGATCAGCGCCGACCGGATCATCGCCGGCGTCGGCACCACGAAGGCGACGTTCTACCGTCACTTCCCCACCAAGGACGACCTGGTACTCGCGTACCTCGAGCGCCGGGCCGACTGGGAGCGGATCGCGGTGACCACCGCCGCCCGGGACGACGACCCGCGCCGCGCGATGGCCGCGGTCGCCAAGCTGCTGGCCGACTCGAGTTGCCAGCCGGGCTTCCGCGGTTGCCCGTTCATCAACGCCGGCGCCGAGTACGCCGATCCCACGCATCCGATCCGGCGACTGGTCGACGAGCAGCGCAGCTGGTGGTGGACCTTCTTCCGGTCGCTGGCGACCCGGCTGGGCACCCCGGCGGGCAAGCCGTCTTACGCCGTCGCCGACCAGATGCTGATGCTCCGCGACGGCGCGCTGATCGCCGGCTACCTCGGCGACTCCACCCGGGTCGGGGACCGGCTGACCACGGCCCTCAACGCAATCGTCGACGCCGCCCTCTGA
- a CDS encoding bifunctional FO biosynthesis protein CofGH, whose amino-acid sequence MTDPQQPPATPPNAPISTAMRRALKRADDGKTLDPAEVEVLLSASGSALEQLMSTAARVRDQGLADAGRSGIITYSKKVFIPLTRLCRDRCHYCTFATTPGRVHSPYLSPDEVLEIARQGAALGCKEALFTLGDAPEDRWDAAKKWLEEAGYDSTLDYVRAMSIRVLEETGLLPHLNPGVMSWQNLQRLKPVAPSMGMMLETTSRRLFEEKGQPHYGSPDKDPAIRLRVLEDAGRSNVPFTSGLLIGIGENLEERADSIFALRKIARQYGGIQEVIIQGFRVKPDTAMRNDADVPLEEWLAAIAVTRVVLGPRMRVQAPPNLVDLAEARLLLDAGVDDFGGVSPLTPDHVNPERPWPQIDDLAKVTADAGFTLRERLTAHPEYLREPWLDPRLISHVEALVDPETGLANESAFPKGLPWQEPDGGWDSVGRTDLHTAIDTEGRRTETRSDFDAAYGDWDVLREDVKNRVAPERIQGDVKEALAAAERDPAGLSDAQALTLMTATGPALDQLAKIADDLRKAVVGDDVTYVVNRNINFTNVCYTGCRFCAFAQRRTDADAYSLSMDEVAQRAEEAWVIGATEVCMQGGIHPDLPGTAYADLVRAIKERVPEMHVHAYSPMEIVNGSVRTGLSIEDFLISVKEAGLGSIPGTAAEILDDDVRWILTKGKLPTASWIEVITTAHKVGLPSSSTMMYGHVDAPHHWVQHLRTIAAVQDQTGGFTEFVLLPFIHTNSPIYLAGVARPGPTYDENRAVHAMSRIMLHGRIDNIQCSWVKLGTDGCVDVLNGGVNDIGGTLMEETISRMAGSKHGSRKSIEELTQMATAAGRPARQRTTTYGEVPQTSHTALELA is encoded by the coding sequence GTGACTGACCCCCAGCAGCCCCCAGCCACTCCCCCGAACGCCCCGATCAGTACCGCCATGCGGCGCGCGCTGAAGCGGGCCGACGACGGCAAGACGCTCGACCCGGCAGAGGTCGAGGTACTGCTGTCCGCCTCCGGCTCCGCGCTCGAACAGCTGATGTCGACCGCAGCCCGGGTGCGTGACCAAGGACTGGCCGACGCGGGCCGGAGTGGGATCATCACCTACTCCAAGAAGGTGTTCATCCCGCTGACCCGGTTGTGCCGGGACCGCTGCCACTACTGCACGTTCGCGACCACGCCCGGCCGCGTGCACTCGCCGTACCTGAGCCCGGACGAGGTGCTGGAGATCGCCCGCCAGGGTGCCGCCCTCGGTTGCAAGGAAGCGCTCTTCACCCTCGGCGACGCCCCCGAGGATCGGTGGGACGCGGCCAAGAAGTGGCTCGAGGAGGCCGGATACGACAGCACCCTCGACTACGTGCGCGCCATGTCGATCCGCGTGCTCGAGGAGACCGGCCTGCTGCCGCATCTCAACCCGGGCGTCATGTCGTGGCAGAACCTTCAGCGGCTGAAGCCGGTCGCGCCGAGCATGGGCATGATGCTCGAGACCACCTCGCGGCGGCTGTTCGAGGAGAAGGGCCAGCCGCACTACGGTTCGCCCGACAAGGACCCGGCGATCCGGCTGCGGGTGCTGGAGGATGCGGGCCGTTCCAACGTGCCGTTCACCAGCGGGCTGCTGATCGGCATCGGGGAGAACCTCGAGGAGCGGGCCGACTCGATCTTCGCGCTGCGCAAGATCGCCCGGCAGTACGGCGGGATCCAGGAAGTCATCATCCAGGGCTTCCGGGTGAAGCCGGACACGGCGATGCGCAACGACGCCGACGTACCGCTGGAGGAGTGGCTCGCCGCGATCGCCGTCACCCGTGTCGTGCTCGGACCGCGGATGCGGGTCCAGGCGCCGCCGAACCTGGTCGACCTGGCCGAGGCGCGGTTGCTGCTCGATGCGGGTGTCGACGACTTCGGTGGGGTCTCGCCGTTGACGCCGGATCACGTGAACCCCGAGCGCCCGTGGCCGCAGATCGACGACCTGGCCAAGGTCACCGCCGACGCCGGTTTCACCTTGCGCGAAAGGCTTACCGCGCACCCGGAGTACCTGCGTGAACCCTGGCTCGACCCGCGCCTGATCTCACACGTCGAGGCTTTGGTCGACCCCGAGACCGGCCTAGCCAACGAGTCCGCGTTCCCGAAGGGCCTCCCCTGGCAGGAACCCGACGGCGGCTGGGACAGCGTCGGCCGCACTGACCTCCACACCGCCATCGACACCGAAGGCCGTCGTACGGAAACGCGCTCGGACTTCGACGCGGCCTACGGCGACTGGGACGTACTCCGCGAAGACGTCAAGAACCGGGTAGCACCAGAACGAATTCAAGGTGACGTCAAAGAAGCCCTGGCGGCTGCTGAACGGGATCCGGCGGGGCTTTCCGATGCGCAAGCGTTGACGTTGATGACGGCAACGGGTCCGGCGCTCGATCAGCTGGCCAAGATCGCCGATGATCTACGCAAGGCAGTCGTCGGCGATGACGTCACCTACGTCGTCAACCGGAACATCAACTTCACCAACGTCTGTTACACCGGTTGCCGGTTCTGTGCGTTTGCTCAGCGACGGACCGACGCCGACGCCTACTCGCTCTCGATGGACGAGGTCGCCCAGCGGGCCGAGGAAGCCTGGGTGATCGGTGCGACCGAGGTCTGCATGCAGGGCGGCATCCACCCCGACCTCCCCGGTACGGCGTACGCGGACCTCGTCCGGGCGATCAAAGAGCGCGTCCCGGAGATGCACGTCCACGCGTACTCCCCGATGGAGATCGTCAACGGCTCGGTCCGTACCGGCCTGTCGATCGAGGACTTCCTGATCTCCGTCAAGGAGGCCGGCCTGGGCAGCATCCCCGGTACCGCCGCCGAGATCCTCGACGACGACGTGCGCTGGATCCTCACCAAGGGAAAGTTGCCCACGGCAAGCTGGATCGAGGTGATCACGACGGCGCACAAGGTCGGTCTGCCGTCGAGCTCGACGATGATGTACGGCCACGTCGACGCCCCGCACCACTGGGTCCAGCACCTGCGCACGATCGCCGCCGTCCAGGACCAGACCGGCGGCTTCACCGAGTTCGTACTGCTGCCGTTCATCCACACCAACTCGCCGATCTACCTGGCCGGCGTGGCCCGCCCCGGCCCGACGTACGACGAGAACCGCGCGGTGCACGCGATGTCGCGGATCATGCTGCACGGCCGGATCGACAACATCCAGTGCTCCTGGGTGAAGCTCGGCACCGACGGCTGCGTCGACGTCCTGAACGGCGGCGTCAACGACATCGGCGGCACCCTGATGGAGGAGACCATCAGCCGGATGGCCGGCTCCAAGCACGGCTCCCGCAAGTCCATCGAAGAGCTCACCCAGATGGCGACGGCCGCCGGACGTCCGGCCCGCCAGCGCACCACGACGTACGGCGAGGTCCCGCAGACCTCGCACACGGCGCTCGAACTGGCCTGA
- the modB gene encoding molybdate ABC transporter permease subunit: MKRRRQRVGGRLPAVLLLPALLGLAFLLVPLVGLLAQAPWSTLPERLFSAAVGEALKLSLICATSATVICLVFGVPLAWLLARAELPGRGIIRALVTVPLVLPPVVGGVALLLVLGRRGLVGERLDLWFGFTLPFTTAGVIVAEAFVAMPFLVISVEGALRAADPRYEEAAATLGASRWLTFRRVTLPSIAPGIVAGAVLCWARALGEFGATITFAGNLPGRTTTMPLAVYLALESDPDVAVVLSIVLLAVSVVVLACLRERWISGLR; the protein is encoded by the coding sequence GTGAAGAGGCGGCGGCAGCGGGTTGGTGGGCGGTTGCCTGCTGTGTTGCTGCTGCCTGCGCTGCTCGGGTTGGCCTTTCTCCTAGTACCGCTGGTTGGACTACTGGCTCAGGCGCCTTGGTCGACGTTGCCGGAGCGGTTGTTCAGTGCTGCGGTTGGGGAGGCGCTGAAGCTTTCGTTGATCTGCGCGACGAGTGCGACGGTGATCTGTTTGGTTTTTGGGGTGCCCCTGGCTTGGTTGCTTGCGCGGGCGGAGCTTCCTGGGCGGGGGATCATCCGGGCGTTGGTGACTGTGCCGTTGGTGTTGCCGCCGGTGGTTGGTGGGGTGGCGTTGCTGCTGGTGCTCGGGCGGCGCGGGCTGGTGGGTGAGCGGCTGGATCTGTGGTTCGGGTTCACGTTGCCGTTCACGACCGCCGGGGTGATCGTCGCCGAGGCGTTCGTGGCGATGCCGTTTCTGGTCATCTCGGTGGAGGGCGCGTTGCGAGCCGCCGATCCGCGGTACGAGGAAGCGGCGGCCACGTTGGGCGCCAGTCGGTGGCTGACGTTCAGGAGGGTCACGTTGCCGTCGATCGCGCCGGGCATCGTGGCGGGTGCGGTGCTGTGCTGGGCCCGTGCCCTCGGTGAGTTCGGCGCGACGATCACCTTCGCCGGCAACCTCCCCGGCCGTACGACGACGATGCCCCTCGCCGTCTACCTCGCATTGGAGTCCGACCCCGACGTCGCCGTAGTACTCAGCATCGTGCTCCTGGCGGTCTCGGTCGTCGTACTGGCCTGCCTGCGCGAGCGTTGGATCAGTGGTCTCCGATGA